GTGTGGCGGTGGTCGGTCGCCCGAATGTAGGAAAATCATCGCTGGTCAACGGGCTACTGGGACAGGAGCGCGTCATCGTGAGCGACCAGCCCGGCACAACAAGGGACGCGATCGATACCCCGTTCACCCACAACGACACCCCGTACATCCTGATCGACACCGCGGGGCTCCGATCGCGCAGCAAGGTTCAAAAGCCATTGGAACGGTTCAGCGTGGCGAGGGCGCTCAGAGCCATTGAGCGGAGCGATGTCGTCGTGATCCTGCTGGACGCAACAGGGGAGATCGCAGACCAGGATGCCAAGATCGCCGCCTTCGTTCAGGACACTGGGTGTGGCGCCATCGTTGTTGCGAATAAGTGGGACCTGATGCCCCCAGGTGCCGATGCTCAGCAACAGTTCACGCTCAAGGTCCGCGAGCGCCTGCGGCACCTGGACTATGCGCCTATCGCGTTCGTCTCAGCCCTCACCGGTTATCACGTGCTCACGTTGTTCCCGATGCTTCAGACCGTCGCGCAGTCGCGTGCTCACCGTGTACCGACTCACGAGATCAACGAACTTATCGGTGACGCGGTACAGAAGTACCCCCCGCCGGCCCACGGTAAGCGCCCCGTCCGGTTTCACTATGCCACCCAGGCTGCATCTCTTCCCCCAACCTTCCTACTCTTCGTGAGTGATCCGCGCGGTGTGCGAGTCGCCTACCGGCGCTATCTGGTCAACCAGATCAGGGCAGCGTACGGCTTTGTCGGCACCCCCATCCGCCTGGTTTTGAAAGGCAAGGACTCAAAATAGATGTGGGAGTACCTGTTAGCCATACCATGGATACTGCATCTACCGCCTTTCAGATTTTGAATGGTATACTGCGGGAGTGCGGGGCAAAACACTCAGCAGTTAGGCAGCATTCAATTGATCACCCTGGAAAATTCAAAACATGCCTCGGAAAATTCGCGAGCTTATCAGAGACCTCGAAGGAGCTGGGTTTGTGAATCGTGGAGGCAAGGGAGATCACAGGAATTTTGTACATCCCAACGTCGCAAAACCGGTGACTATCTCCGGCAAAGCCAGCGGTGATGCAAAGCACTACCAGGAAAGGGCTGTGAGGGCTGCAATAGAGGAGTCGAAACGATGACAGAGAGCGCGCGGTATGTCAAGATTGTTGAATGGTCTGAGGAGGACCAGTGCTTCGTGGGGAGCTGTCCAGGATTGTTCTATGGCGGCTGCCACGGGGACGATGAAAGAGCCGTATTCGCAGAACTGTGCGAGATTGTAAGAGAAACGATTGAACTTTATAAAAAATCTGGAAAGCCCTTACCCCCGCCAACGGCCGGCAAGGACTATGCGAACAGGATGCTGAACGTTGCCTAATCGAGGCGGTCCGTAAGTACCCTCCTCCCAGCAAAGCGAACCGTCCAGTCTCGTTTCACTGCGCCACCCAGGCCGCTTCCCTTCCCCCCACCTTCCTGCTCTTCGTGAGCAATCCGCGCGGTGTGCCCAGGCGCTATCTGGTCAACTAGGTCAGGGTAGCATACGGCGCTTGGTCTTAAAAGGCAAGAGC
The Candidatus Methylomirabilis sp. genome window above contains:
- a CDS encoding type II toxin-antitoxin system HicA family toxin, whose product is MPRKIRELIRDLEGAGFVNRGGKGDHRNFVHPNVAKPVTISGKASGDAKHYQERAVRAAIEESKR
- the der gene encoding ribosome biogenesis GTPase Der translates to MPLPVVTIVGRPNVGKSTLFNRLVGGRRAIVHDEPGVTRDRLYATVEWKGRAFILGDTGGYEPGVKSGLAAQVLAQVQQAVQETALVIFVVDAREGLTPLDEEIARMLRHDVRARIVVAPNKVDRPTHETLAAEFFRMGFDEICPISAEHGLGIAELCDLIVETLPPAETAPEQKAIRVAVVGRPNVGKSSLVNGLLGQERVIVSDQPGTTRDAIDTPFTHNDTPYILIDTAGLRSRSKVQKPLERFSVARALRAIERSDVVVILLDATGEIADQDAKIAAFVQDTGCGAIVVANKWDLMPPGADAQQQFTLKVRERLRHLDYAPIAFVSALTGYHVLTLFPMLQTVAQSRAHRVPTHEINELIGDAVQKYPPPAHGKRPVRFHYATQAASLPPTFLLFVSDPRGVRVAYRRYLVNQIRAAYGFVGTPIRLVLKGKDSK